A genomic region of Chlorogloeopsis sp. ULAP01 contains the following coding sequences:
- a CDS encoding FAD-dependent oxidoreductase: MSLTEEILSQLPGDVLGGLRRADKVLSSIKSGTAPVPMVVKESQQNLGAVDWDVLVCGGTLGIFIGCALALQGVRVGLIERGILRGREQEWNISRHELQVFLQLGLLTDTELEKAIATEYNPARVGFHNGVEVWVQDVLNIGVDPVYLLETLKQRFLAAGGKLFENTPFDEVVVHPDGVIVNNQYKARLLIDAMGHLSAIAQQARQGQKPDAICLVVGSCAQGFPDNSTGDLLLSFTPIQNQCQYFWEAFPARDGRTTYMFTYMDADPQRQGLEALFEDYLRLMPKYQGVELNQLTFQRALFGFFPSYRQSPLQTPWSRILAVGDSSGSQSPLSFGGFGAMIRHLQRLTQGIYEALQTNQLSATALGLLQPYQPNLSVTWLFQKAMSVGVDQKIAPDQINQLLSAVFAEMQSLGEPVLKPFLQDVVNFSGLTQTLLKTNFAHPEIVVRIIPQVGLAALLDWMIHYGNLGIYSLLFRLSKKLEPWEKNLPSTTKYYWHRWVDAWKFGSGGDY, encoded by the coding sequence ATGTCTTTGACTGAAGAAATTCTTTCTCAGCTACCGGGCGATGTTTTAGGAGGTTTGCGTCGCGCAGATAAAGTTTTATCATCCATCAAGTCAGGAACTGCACCAGTGCCGATGGTAGTCAAAGAAAGTCAGCAAAATTTAGGTGCTGTAGATTGGGATGTTTTAGTGTGCGGCGGTACTTTGGGGATTTTCATTGGTTGCGCCTTAGCTTTGCAGGGAGTGCGAGTAGGATTAATTGAGCGGGGAATTTTGCGGGGGAGAGAGCAAGAATGGAACATTTCTCGCCATGAATTACAAGTTTTTTTGCAGTTAGGTTTGTTAACAGATACAGAATTAGAAAAAGCGATCGCCACAGAATACAATCCCGCCAGAGTGGGCTTTCACAATGGCGTAGAAGTTTGGGTGCAAGATGTATTGAATATTGGTGTAGATCCAGTGTATTTACTGGAAACTTTAAAACAAAGATTTCTTGCTGCTGGTGGCAAGTTATTTGAAAACACGCCTTTTGATGAGGTGGTAGTTCACCCAGACGGAGTAATTGTAAATAATCAATACAAAGCTAGGCTATTAATTGATGCGATGGGGCATCTTTCGGCGATCGCTCAACAAGCACGGCAAGGACAAAAACCAGATGCCATATGCTTGGTTGTAGGAAGTTGCGCTCAAGGTTTTCCTGACAACAGCACGGGTGATTTATTGTTGTCGTTTACACCTATCCAAAACCAATGCCAATACTTCTGGGAAGCTTTTCCTGCTAGAGATGGCAGAACTACGTATATGTTTACCTACATGGATGCAGATCCACAACGGCAGGGTTTAGAAGCTTTGTTTGAGGATTATCTGCGTTTAATGCCGAAGTATCAAGGTGTAGAATTAAACCAGCTAACATTTCAAAGAGCGCTATTTGGCTTCTTTCCTTCTTATCGCCAAAGCCCACTGCAAACCCCTTGGAGCCGCATTTTAGCAGTAGGAGATAGCAGTGGTAGTCAATCACCTTTGAGTTTTGGCGGTTTTGGTGCAATGATACGTCACTTGCAGCGTTTAACTCAAGGCATTTATGAAGCACTGCAAACCAATCAATTATCTGCTACGGCGCTAGGATTACTACAACCATACCAACCGAATTTAAGTGTTACTTGGTTATTTCAAAAGGCAATGAGTGTTGGTGTGGATCAAAAAATTGCTCCCGATCAAATTAATCAATTGCTATCAGCAGTGTTTGCAGAAATGCAAAGCTTGGGCGAACCCGTATTAAAACCATTTTTACAAGATGTAGTAAATTTTTCGGGACTAACGCAAACATTATTAAAGACGAATTTTGCACATCCGGAAATAGTTGTCAGAATTATTCCACAAGTAGGTTTAGCAGCTTTGCTAGATTGGATGATTCATTACGGAAATTTAGGGATTTATTCTCTGTTGTTTCGATTGAGCAAAAAGTTAGAACCTTGGGAAAAGAATTTACCCAGCACTACTAAATACTATTGGCATCGCTGGGTTGATGCATGGAAGTTTGGTTCTGGAGGTGATTATTAG
- a CDS encoding HupE/UreJ family protein produces MSNIQLYTAKKTKSSVFSSGRLYIIIASVVCLGLLSSTDPVLAHHALSGKIPSNFFEGFISGLAHPVIGLDHFAFVVAIGLLSIGQQNSFLIPAAFVLTAMAGTGIHVLNYNLPFPEIIIACSVVAFGVMLLVSRKPNWLVLAGLGAIAGLFHGYAYGESIVGAQMTPLIAYLAGFSVIQYVVAIGALLIGSAVSNKFSGIKMLRFAGLAIAAIGTVFLTTAITG; encoded by the coding sequence ATGTCTAATATCCAGCTTTATACTGCAAAGAAAACTAAATCTTCAGTATTTTCGTCAGGAAGACTGTATATAATAATAGCGTCTGTAGTTTGCTTAGGGCTATTAAGTTCTACTGATCCAGTTTTAGCCCATCACGCCTTAAGTGGTAAAATTCCGTCTAACTTCTTTGAAGGATTCATATCTGGTTTAGCACACCCAGTTATTGGACTAGACCATTTTGCTTTTGTTGTAGCTATAGGTTTACTTAGCATCGGTCAGCAGAATAGTTTTTTAATTCCCGCAGCTTTTGTATTAACTGCAATGGCAGGAACAGGTATTCATGTTCTTAACTATAATTTACCATTTCCTGAAATCATCATTGCTTGTTCTGTAGTTGCTTTTGGAGTAATGCTATTGGTGTCTCGCAAACCCAACTGGCTAGTACTAGCAGGATTAGGTGCGATCGCGGGTTTATTCCACGGTTATGCTTACGGCGAATCCATCGTTGGTGCTCAAATGACACCTTTGATTGCTTACTTAGCAGGTTTTAGTGTGATTCAGTATGTAGTTGCAATTGGTGCTTTGCTGATTGGTTCTGCTGTTAGTAACAAATTTAGTGGTATAAAAATGTTAAGGTTTGCTGGCTTGGCTATCGCTGCTATTGGTACTGTCTTCTTAACTACAGCTATTACTGGTTAA
- a CDS encoding pentapeptide repeat-containing protein, which produces MALDFSGQNLRGHSFKGRKDLAGANLADASFIGTGLNEANLQDADLSRAKLKQTQLDATDLTGATLTKRRRGSPFL; this is translated from the coding sequence ATGGCTTTAGACTTCTCAGGTCAAAATCTCCGAGGACACTCCTTCAAAGGCAGGAAAGACCTTGCGGGTGCAAACTTAGCAGATGCTAGCTTTATTGGCACTGGTCTCAATGAGGCTAACTTGCAAGATGCCGATTTGTCAAGAGCAAAGCTCAAGCAAACCCAATTAGACGCAACTGATTTAACAGGTGCAACTCTCACCAAAAGACGACGGGGAAGCCCGTTCCTTTAA